ACGGGGCTGGTGAGACGCGCGGGACCGCGTCCCGCGCCTCCGCGCGCCCCGTGACCGGGGCGCGCGCCGCACCGTTGGCGCGGCATGCGCCAGAGTCACCTCCCGCCGTCCGCGTCGGCGCCCCCGGACGGGCCGTCCATGGGCCGGCTCGCGGCTGGGGGTGGACCGGACGGTCATGCTGGCGTGCGTCATGGCGGCGGTGGCGGTGAAGGGGGCGCTCACGCCGCTGGTGGCGCTGCTGGCGGACCGCTACGGGCGGCGGCCGATGTGCCTGGCCGGGTGCGCGGCGAGCGCCCTGTGGATGTTCCCGATGGCGGGTCTGCTCCACACGGCACGGCCGGTGCTGATGTTCGCGGGGATCCTGGGGGCGCTGCTGGCGTTCGTGACGATGTTCGCGGTGGTCGCCGCGTACCTGCCGGAGCTGTACGAGCCGAGGGTGCGGTGCACGGGTGCGGCCTTGGGGTACCAACCTGGCGGGTGTCCTCGGTGGGGCGCTGACCCCGATGGTGGCGACGGCCGTGTCCGGCCGGGCGGGGCCGCCGTGGGGCGTGGCGGCGTACCTGACCGGGATCGCCCTGCTGAGCCTGGGCTGTTTCGCGCTGCTGCCGGAGACCCTGCCGGCCGCGGTGGCTTCGGGTCGGGCGGGCGCGCAGGAGGCGGAGGAGCCCGCGGTGGTCTGAGGGCGCGGCCGTCGAACGGGGCCGTGCACGCGCGTCGTCCGCGCGCGTCGTCCGTGCGCGTCGTCCGTGCGCGCCGCCCACCCGGGCCGCTGACGCGTGCCACCGGCCGGGGCGCGCGGGCGGCCCGGCCGGTGGTGCGGTCACCGGGGTGCGGTCATCGGACCTTGACGGACTTCTCCTCCTCCGCGGCGGCCTTGCGGCGGGAGGCGACGAGGCTGGTGATGGTGGTGATGACCAGCACGCCGCAGATGACGGCGAGGGAGACCGGGATGGAGATCTCCGGGACGTGCACCCCGGACTCGTGCAGGGCGTGGAGGATGAGCTTCACGCCGATGAAGCCGAGGATCACGGACAGGCCGTAGCTGAGGTGGACCAGCTTCCGCAGCAGACCGCCGATGAGGAAGTACAGCTGCCGCAGGCCCATGAGGGCGAAGGCGTTGGCCGTGAAGACGATGTACGGGTCCTGCGTCAGGCCGAAGATCGCGGGGATGGAGTCCAGCGCGAACAGCACGTCCGTGGTGCCGATGGCGAGCATGACCACCATCAGCGGCGTCAGGACCCGCTTGCCGTTGACCCGGAGGAAGAGCTTGGTGTCGTGGTACCGGTCGGCGACGCCGAAGCGCTGCTCGATCGACTTCAGCAGGCGGTTCTCCTCGTACTCCTCGTCGGGCTCGTCCGAGGAGGCTTCCTTGATCAGCTTCCAGGCGGTGTAGATCAGGAAGGCGCCGAAGATGTAGAAGACCCACGAGAAGCTGGCGATGATCGCGGCGCCCGCGGCGATGAAGATCGCGCGCAGGACGAGGGCGATGAGCACGCCGATCAGCAGCACCCGCTGCTGGAGGTGGGACGGCACCGAGAACTTCGCCATGATGAGGACGAAGACGAAGAGGTTGTCGACGCTGAGCGACTTCTCGGTGATGTAACCGGCGAAGAACTCGCCGGCCGAGCGGCTGTCCCCGAAGAACAGCAGGCCGAGGCCGAACAGGACGGCCAGGACGATCCAGACGACCGTCCAGATTCCGGCTTCCTTGATCGACACGTCATGGGGCTTGCGCCCGATGAGGAAGTCGACCGCGATCAGGGCGATGAGACCGAGAACGGTCACCACCCACAAGTTGAACGAAACGTCCACTGCGCCTCCGGCGTCGTACGGCTACTGATCAGCGTCGTCGCTGCCGGAGGTCTCTTCCACCCGGGCGTCACCCGAGGGATCGGGTGGACGGGCCGGGCCGGCGCCCCGGGACCAGGTCTCTGTCCGACCGTCCGTACTGACGGGCACGCCGCAGTGTGGGAGTACTCCCCTCCGCGTAAAAGAACCGTACACGAAACACCAAGCGAAGGTAAAGAGCACGGTCAAGGAGACGCCAAGTCCGCAGGTGGGGACCGATGTGGCGGGGATGGGTGACGCTCAGCGGCGCCACGCGCGGTGGGCCGCGGCGACCTGCGCCAGCACCTGGTGGAGCACCTCGCCGCCCCCGGGCACGAGCGGCGGCTCGTACGTCCACGCGTGACCGACCCACGGATCGGCCAGATGGTCGTCCGGCACGGGCGTCAGGCGCAGCAGCGAGCGCCACAGCGGGTCCAGCACCGGCCCGTACGCGTCGGCGTCCTCCCGGTCGGCGACCATCAGCAGGTGCACCCCCACGGCGGGGCCCTCGTCGGCGAGGTAGCGCAGCTGGGTGACGGCGCGGTCGTCGAAGCCGTGCGGGAAGTCGTTGACGATCAGCAGCTGCTGGGCGGTGTCCAGCTCCGGCGGGAGCGCGTCGGCCCCGGCACCGCCGCGCACGGCCATCTGCACCAGGTCGACGCGCTGGGTGAGGCGGGCCAGCACCGTGGCCACTCCCCCGGGTCCGGCGGCCGGCGGCTCCGCCAGCACACCCGCGGCGGTCAGCGGGGCGAAGGCGGCCGC
This portion of the Streptomyces changanensis genome encodes:
- a CDS encoding TerC family protein produces the protein MDVSFNLWVVTVLGLIALIAVDFLIGRKPHDVSIKEAGIWTVVWIVLAVLFGLGLLFFGDSRSAGEFFAGYITEKSLSVDNLFVFVLIMAKFSVPSHLQQRVLLIGVLIALVLRAIFIAAGAAIIASFSWVFYIFGAFLIYTAWKLIKEASSDEPDEEYEENRLLKSIEQRFGVADRYHDTKLFLRVNGKRVLTPLMVVMLAIGTTDVLFALDSIPAIFGLTQDPYIVFTANAFALMGLRQLYFLIGGLLRKLVHLSYGLSVILGFIGVKLILHALHESGVHVPEISIPVSLAVICGVLVITTITSLVASRRKAAAEEEKSVKVR